The following are encoded in a window of Rosa chinensis cultivar Old Blush chromosome 4, RchiOBHm-V2, whole genome shotgun sequence genomic DNA:
- the LOC112197439 gene encoding eukaryotic translation initiation factor 3 subunit I: MRPILMKGHERPLTFLKYNRDGDLLFSCAKDHTPNVWFADNGERLGTYRGHNGAVWCCDVSRDSSRLITGSADQSAKLWDVQSGQQVFTFNFDSPTRSVEFSVGDKLAVITTDPFMELTSAIHVKRIAGDPADQTAESILTLKVPQGRMKINRAVWGPLNSTIISAGEDAIIRIWDSETGKLLQENQKEEGHTKTITSLVKSPDGSHFLTGSLDKSAKLWDTRTLTLIKTYRTESPVNAVAMSPLLNHVVLGGGQDAINVTTTDHRAGKFEAKFYDKILQEEIGGVKGHFGPINALAFNPDGKSFSSGGEDGYIRLHHFDHDYFNIKI; encoded by the exons ATGAGGCCGATTCTGATGAAAGGGCACGAGAGGCCCTTGACCTTCCTCAAGTACAACCGCGACGGCGACCTACTCTTCTCCTGCGCCAAGGATCACACCCCCAACGTATGGTTCGCCGACAACGGCGAGCGCCTCGGCACCTACCGCGGCCACAACGGCGCCGTTTGGTGCTGCGACGTCTCCAGAGACTCCTCCCGCCTCATCACCGGTAGCGCAGATCAGAGCGCCAAGCTTTGGGATGTTCAGTCCGGCCAGCAGGTCTTCACCTTCAACTTCGACTCTCCGACGAGGTCGGTGGAGTTCTCCGTCGGCGATAAGCTCGCCGTCATCACCACCGACCCGTTCATGGAGCTCACTTCTGCGATTCACGTCAAACGCATCGCCGGAGACCCTGCCGATC AGACTGCCGAATCGATTCTGACACTCAAGGTTCCTCAGGGGAGAATGAAGATAAACAGAGCTGTTTGGGGGCCGTTGAACAGCACTATCATAAGCGCCGGAGAAGATGCTATCATTCGTATCTGGGATTCTGAG ACTGGAAAACTACTTCAAGAGAACCAGAAGGAAGAGGGTCACACGAAAACGATCACTTCACTAGTAAAATCTCCGGATGGTTCACACTTTCTAACCGGTTCCCTTGATAAATCTGCCAAG CTTTGGGATACTAGAACATTGACTCTTATCAAGACATACCGGACTGAGAGTCCAGTCAATGCAGTTGCAATGTCGCCTCTTCTCAATCAT GTTGTACTTGGTGGTGGTCAGGATGCAATCAATGTCACCACAACTGATCATCGTGCTGGGAAATTCGAAGCCAAATTCTATGACAAG ATTCTTCAAGAAGAGATTGGAGGTGTTAAAGGGCATTTTGGACCTATTAATGCTTTGGCTTTCAACCCTGATGGTAAAAG tttctcaaGTGGAGGTGAAGATGGTTACATACGTCTACATCACTTCGACCATGATTACTTCAACATCAAGATTTAG
- the LOC112197440 gene encoding short-chain dehydrogenase reductase ATA1, translating to MEPKILLREPDEEARILPSKKKLVNKVAVITGGARGIGAAAAKLFARNGAHVVIADILDDLGAALADSIGGRYIHCDVSKESDVESAIELALGRTGQLDIMFNNAGISGPSGSITSLDMGKVQQLLSVNTFGCLHGIKYAAAAMIKTRTGGSIICTSSTAASMGGLGGHAYTLSKESINGLVRSAACELGVHGIRVNSISPHGVPSEMLVAAYREILGKEDMQAEDVSKIVAERASLLRGRCGTVEDVAEAALFLASEDSGFITAHNLVLDGGYTSAVSTMSFIYQFTNRQ from the exons ATGGAGCCGAAAATTCTACTGCGTGAACCGGATGAAGAAGCACGCATACTGCCTTCGAAGAAGAA GTTGGTGAACAAAGTCGCAGTTATAACTGGGGGTGCAAGAGGGATTGGAGCTGCTGCGGCCAAGCTATTTGCCCGAAACGGCGCTCACGTTGTGATTGCCGACATACTTGACGATTTGGGAGCTGCACTGGCCGACTCTATTGGGGGACGGTACATACACTGTGATGTGTCCAAGGAATCTGATGTTGAATCAGCTATTGAGCTTGCACTCGGAAGGACAGGCCAGCTTGACATCATGTTCAACAATGCTGGTATTTCTGGCCCGTCGGGGAGTATAACCAGCCTTGACATGGGAAAGGTGCAGCAACTGCTCTCGGTAAACACTTTTGGCTGTTTACATGGGATTAAGTATGCAGCAGCAGCTATGATCAAAACCAGAACAGGTGGGAGCATCATCTGCACATCGAGCACTGCAGCTAGCATGGGAGGCCTTGGTGGACATGCCTACACATTGTCAAAGGAATCCATCAATGGACTGGTGAGAAGCGCCGCATGTGAGTTGGGAGTCCATGGCATTCGTGTGAACAGTATTTCTCCACACGGGGTTCCTTCAGAGATGCTGGTCGCTGCCTACAGAGAGATTCTTGGGAAAGAGGATATGCAGGCCGAAGATGTAAGCAAGATTGTGGCAGAAAGGGCGAGCTTGTTGCGTGGCAGATGTGGAACCGTGGAAGATGTCGCAGAAGCTGCATTATTCCTTGCCAGTGAAGACTCAGGGTTCATAACAGCCCATAATCTTGTCCTTGATGGGGGTTATACTTCTGCTGTCAGTACCATGAGCTTCATTTATCAATTTACCAATAGACAATAG
- the LOC112197441 gene encoding NADH dehydrogenase [ubiquinone] 1 beta subcomplex subunit 7, with protein MAAEGTTKKMIATQEEMVENRVPIAYRDQCAHLLIPLNKCRQAEMYLPWKCGNERHVYEKCEYELVMERMLLMQKIREKEAQNKAQIQQGLAIPLIPKTAGA; from the coding sequence ATGGCAGCGGAGGGAACAACGAAGAAGATGATAGCGACGCAGGAGGAGATGGTGGAGAATCGGGTGCCGATAGCGTATCGGGACCAGTGCGCGCACTTGCTGATCCCTCTGAACAAGTGCCGCCAGGCCGAGATGTACCTGCCGTGGAAGTGCGGCAACGAGCGCCACGTGTACGAGAAGTGCGAGTACGAGCTCGTCATGGAGCGGATGCTCCTGATGCAGAAGATCCGAGAGAAGGAGGCCCAGAACAAGGCCCAGATTCAGCAGGGACTCGCCATCCCTCTCATTCCCAAGACCGCCGGCGCTTAG